The Kitasatospora sp. NBC_01287 genome contains a region encoding:
- a CDS encoding MarR family winged helix-turn-helix transcriptional regulator, translated as MSSTRQGGAADDDAAGTTASGTDAVGADLTGADLTGADPVTRIWDVMRFLVLEQGDRRREVAETLGVSFFRAKALRRLLAGPQTMRDLTATLSTDKPYTTLVVDDLERRGYVARTVHPEDRRSKIVSLTPAGTAAAEQAERILNRPPGSLLALEPAELAELDRLMAKLGQPHC; from the coding sequence GTGAGCAGCACCAGGCAGGGCGGCGCGGCCGACGACGACGCGGCCGGGACGACCGCGTCCGGGACCGACGCGGTCGGGGCGGACCTGACCGGGGCGGACCTGACCGGGGCGGACCCGGTCACCCGGATCTGGGATGTCATGCGGTTCCTGGTGCTGGAGCAGGGGGACCGGCGCCGCGAGGTGGCGGAGACGCTCGGGGTCAGCTTCTTCCGCGCCAAGGCGCTGCGGCGGCTGCTGGCCGGACCACAGACCATGCGCGACCTCACCGCGACACTCTCCACCGACAAGCCGTACACCACGCTGGTGGTGGACGACCTGGAGCGGCGCGGCTACGTGGCCCGCACCGTCCACCCGGAGGACCGGCGCTCGAAGATCGTCAGCCTCACCCCGGCCGGGACGGCCGCCGCCGAGCAGGCGGAGCGGATCCTGAACCGGCCGCCGGGTTCGCTGCTCGCCCTGGAGCCGGCCGAACTGGCCGAACTGGACCGGCTCATGGCCAAGCTGGGGCAGCCGCACTGCTGA
- a CDS encoding class F sortase: MAHRADRARPFRPWRGGRARAGRRLGVITLGAGLALTAVGTVSLTTAPRPAGAPVADRGALAVLPSGAALPADAARPAAAPPVRLRIPRLELDSGLTDLQVGGDGHLAAPADPMVPGWWSQGVAPGSPGTAVIVGHVDSRTGPAVFAGLSQLRPGDRIEVDGADRSTAVFTVRALRGYDKDDFPDDLVYGNTPTPSLRLITCGGSYDSRAGEYRANLVVFAEPVPVPSGSAAPSGAVAPSGAVAPSGSPAPRPRPSPTATHDRRPI, encoded by the coding sequence GTGGCGCACCGTGCTGACCGGGCCCGGCCGTTCCGCCCGTGGCGGGGCGGCCGGGCCCGCGCGGGGCGCCGGCTGGGCGTGATCACGCTGGGTGCGGGGCTGGCCCTGACCGCCGTCGGCACGGTCAGCCTGACCACGGCGCCGCGGCCCGCCGGCGCGCCGGTCGCCGACCGCGGCGCGCTGGCTGTGCTGCCGTCCGGCGCGGCACTGCCGGCGGACGCCGCCCGGCCGGCCGCGGCGCCGCCGGTGCGCCTGCGAATACCCCGGCTGGAGCTGGACAGCGGCCTGACCGACCTGCAGGTGGGCGGCGACGGCCACCTCGCGGCCCCGGCCGATCCGATGGTGCCCGGCTGGTGGAGCCAGGGCGTGGCACCGGGCAGCCCCGGTACCGCCGTGATCGTCGGGCACGTCGACTCGCGCACCGGGCCCGCCGTCTTCGCCGGCCTGTCGCAGCTGCGGCCCGGCGACCGGATCGAGGTGGACGGGGCGGACCGCTCCACCGCCGTCTTCACGGTGCGGGCGTTGCGCGGCTACGACAAGGACGACTTCCCGGACGACCTGGTCTACGGCAACACACCGACCCCCAGCCTGCGACTGATCACCTGCGGCGGCAGCTACGACAGCCGGGCCGGCGAGTACCGGGCCAACCTGGTGGTCTTCGCCGAACCGGTCCCCGTACCGAGCGGCTCGGCGGCACCGAGCGGGGCCGTTGCGCCGAGCGGGGCCGTTGCGCCGAGCGGCTCGCCCGCGCCGCGGCCGCGACCCTCACCGACCGCCACCCACGACCGGCGCCCGATCTGA
- a CDS encoding DUF4331 domain-containing protein: protein MQPPRPRRFASLRRAERPLAGLGVLALLSSAALAGLAPGVSSASSHREAPLIAGDPKADNTDVYAFVSPDKPDTVTLVANWIPFEEPNGGPNFYPFADDAHYNIKIDSDGDGKPDTTYTWTFTNHIRDDANQFLYNTGVVKTVDDPNLNFRQTYTLTVTGPDGSTKTLLKDAPVAPSNVGKASIPDYASLRRQATVALPGGGQTYAGQAADPFFLDLRVFDLLYGGNLSETGHNTLAGYNVNTIALQVPKKDLALKGDATRNPVIGVWSTTDRMGAQVADKGGESKGGEGKGTDGKGTDGKAVGWHQVSRLGNPLVNEVVVPLKYKDAFNALAPVDDHTVTPVVDKVKDPIVPKLVQSIYGIPAPATPRNDLVEIFLTGISKNSGGPIQADLNSQLLNADVNKAAFTPAEELRLNMGVPPSGAPNRLGVLGQDLAGFPNGRRLADDVVDIELQALEGAAQTGKIVPALANGDGVHAPDHAFGATFPYVALPNTAAVNQAVTDNPGGGVGAGLGGLSVAGFPLAGASALGGGVLLSAAGFLLLRRRRGAQ, encoded by the coding sequence ATGCAGCCTCCCCGCCCGCGGCGCTTCGCCTCGCTGCGCCGCGCCGAACGGCCGCTCGCCGGCCTCGGTGTCCTGGCCCTGCTCTCCTCGGCGGCGCTGGCCGGCCTCGCGCCCGGCGTGAGCTCCGCCTCCAGCCACCGTGAAGCCCCGCTGATCGCGGGCGATCCGAAGGCCGACAACACCGACGTCTACGCGTTCGTCAGCCCGGACAAGCCCGACACCGTGACGCTGGTGGCGAACTGGATCCCGTTCGAGGAGCCCAACGGCGGCCCGAACTTCTATCCGTTCGCCGACGACGCGCACTACAACATCAAGATCGACAGCGACGGTGACGGCAAGCCGGACACCACCTACACCTGGACCTTCACCAACCACATCCGCGACGACGCGAACCAGTTCCTGTACAACACGGGCGTGGTGAAGACGGTCGACGACCCGAACCTGAACTTCCGGCAGACCTACACCCTCACGGTGACCGGTCCGGACGGGTCCACCAAGACGCTGCTGAAGGACGCGCCGGTCGCCCCCTCGAACGTCGGCAAGGCCTCGATCCCCGACTACGCCTCGCTGCGCCGGCAGGCCACCGTCGCGCTGCCCGGCGGCGGCCAGACCTACGCGGGCCAGGCGGCCGACCCGTTCTTCCTGGACCTGCGCGTCTTCGACCTGCTCTACGGCGGGAACCTCTCGGAGACCGGGCACAACACGCTCGCCGGGTACAACGTCAACACCATCGCCCTCCAGGTCCCCAAGAAGGACCTGGCGCTCAAGGGCGACGCCACCCGCAACCCGGTGATCGGCGTCTGGTCCACCACCGACCGGATGGGCGCCCAGGTCGCCGACAAGGGCGGCGAGAGCAAGGGCGGTGAGGGCAAGGGCACGGACGGCAAGGGCACGGACGGCAAGGCGGTCGGCTGGCACCAGGTGTCCCGGCTGGGCAACCCGCTGGTCAACGAGGTCGTGGTGCCGCTGAAGTACAAGGACGCCTTCAACGCGCTGGCCCCGGTCGACGACCACACGGTCACCCCGGTGGTGGACAAGGTCAAGGACCCGATCGTCCCCAAGCTGGTCCAGAGCATCTACGGCATCCCGGCGCCCGCCACCCCGCGCAACGACCTGGTCGAGATCTTCCTGACCGGGATCTCGAAGAACTCCGGCGGCCCGATCCAGGCCGACCTCAACTCGCAGCTGCTGAACGCCGATGTGAACAAGGCCGCGTTCACCCCCGCCGAGGAGCTGCGGCTGAACATGGGGGTGCCGCCGAGCGGCGCCCCCAACCGGCTCGGCGTGCTGGGGCAGGACCTGGCGGGCTTCCCGAACGGCCGCCGACTCGCGGACGACGTCGTGGACATCGAGCTGCAGGCCCTGGAGGGCGCGGCCCAGACCGGGAAGATCGTGCCCGCGCTGGCGAACGGTGACGGGGTCCACGCGCCGGACCATGCGTTCGGCGCGACCTTCCCCTACGTCGCGCTGCCGAACACCGCGGCCGTCAACCAGGCGGTCACCGACAACCCGGGCGGCGGCGTCGGCGCCGGCCTCGGCGGCCTGTCGGTCGCCGGCTTCCCGCTCGCCGGGGCGAGCGCGTTGGGCGGCGGCGTGCTGCTGAGCGCGGCCGGCTTCCTCCTCCTGCGCCGCCGGCGCGGTGCCCAGTAG
- a CDS encoding MFS transporter, which produces MPITTSVTALPTRDASAPLSHRRKLGVLGICCLSLFIVGLDNTIVNVALPSMRRDLHASVSGLQWIIDAYTVVLASLLMLAGSTGDRIGRRRTFQTGLVLFTLGSLLCSLSGSLGWLVAARALQAVGGSMLNPVAMSIITNTFTEPRERARAIGVWGGVVGISMALGPLVGGALVGSVGWRAIFWINIPVGLAALLLAALFVPESRAPRPRRVDPVGQLLVITLLVALTYGLIGAPAAGWASAQSAACGAVALAALACLVPYELRRAEPLINPRFFRSAPFAGATVIAVCSFSALAGFLFLNTLYLQEVRHCSALHAGLLTLPLAVLTVVCAPISGRIVATAGPRVPLLIAGAATTAGGLALTGLSAHTPLWQLLGAYALLGLGFGMVNAPVTNTAVAGMPRTQAGVAAAVASTSRQVGQSLGVAVIGSLVTSAVRGPLGTGLPQASHIGWWIVTACGVAVLLLGMLTTGRWARRTAEQTAARLAPS; this is translated from the coding sequence ATGCCAATAACCACTAGCGTCACCGCGCTGCCGACCCGCGACGCGTCCGCACCGCTGAGCCACCGGCGCAAGCTGGGCGTGCTCGGCATCTGCTGCCTGAGCCTGTTCATCGTCGGCCTGGACAACACGATCGTGAACGTCGCGCTGCCGTCGATGCGGCGGGACCTGCACGCCTCCGTCTCGGGGCTGCAGTGGATCATCGACGCCTACACCGTGGTACTCGCCTCGCTGCTGATGCTGGCCGGCTCGACCGGGGACCGGATCGGGCGGCGGCGCACCTTCCAGACCGGGCTGGTGCTCTTCACCCTGGGCTCGCTGCTCTGCTCGCTCTCCGGCAGCCTGGGCTGGCTGGTGGCCGCGCGGGCACTGCAGGCGGTGGGCGGCTCGATGCTCAACCCGGTCGCGATGTCGATCATCACCAACACCTTCACCGAGCCGCGGGAGCGGGCCCGGGCCATCGGCGTCTGGGGCGGCGTGGTGGGCATCAGCATGGCGCTGGGGCCGCTGGTCGGCGGTGCGCTGGTCGGCTCGGTCGGCTGGCGGGCGATCTTCTGGATCAACATCCCGGTGGGCCTGGCCGCCCTGCTGCTCGCCGCGCTCTTCGTCCCCGAGTCGCGCGCGCCCCGGCCGCGCCGGGTCGACCCGGTGGGCCAACTGCTGGTCATCACCCTGCTGGTCGCGCTCACCTACGGGCTGATCGGGGCCCCGGCGGCCGGCTGGGCGTCCGCGCAGAGTGCGGCGTGCGGCGCGGTGGCGCTGGCGGCCCTGGCCTGCCTGGTGCCCTACGAGCTGCGGCGGGCCGAGCCGCTGATCAACCCGCGCTTCTTCCGCAGCGCGCCGTTCGCCGGCGCGACCGTGATCGCGGTCTGCTCCTTCTCCGCACTGGCCGGCTTCCTCTTCCTCAACACCCTCTACCTGCAGGAGGTGCGCCACTGCTCGGCGCTGCACGCCGGGCTGCTGACGCTGCCACTGGCCGTGCTGACGGTGGTCTGCGCGCCGATCTCCGGACGGATCGTGGCCACCGCCGGGCCGCGGGTGCCGCTGCTGATCGCGGGCGCCGCGACCACCGCCGGGGGCCTGGCCCTGACCGGCCTGAGCGCGCACACCCCGCTCTGGCAGTTGCTGGGCGCCTACGCGCTGCTCGGGCTCGGCTTCGGCATGGTCAACGCCCCGGTCACCAACACCGCCGTCGCCGGGATGCCACGCACCCAGGCCGGGGTCGCCGCCGCGGTGGCCTCCACCAGCCGCCAGGTCGGCCAGTCGCTGGGCGTCGCCGTGATCGGTTCGCTGGTCACCTCGGCGGTGCGCGGACCACTGGGCACCGGTCTGCCGCAGGCCAGCCACATCGGCTGGTGGATCGTCACCGCCTGCGGCGTGGCGGTGCTGCTGCTCGGTATGCTCACCACCGGCCGCTGGGCCAGGCGGACCGCCGAGCAGACCGCGGCGCGCCTGGCACCCAGCTGA
- a CDS encoding tetratricopeptide repeat protein → MTRQHPRSARRRAVLAASAAALGAVLFAAGAVGLAPARGGAPGGAGAAVPGAPAAPAAGADPVAVETGVLQARLRQSPDDASALGRLGLDYVQLAKSTADPSYYPRAEGVLTRSLALDGAENFTAMAGMAALAAGRHEFAGALDWSRRAIAVNPDNATLYGIQADALTQLGRYPEAFDTIQRMVDLRPGTPSLTRASYSWELRGEVETARQQMARSLDDASTPADRAFALYHLSQLAFDNGDPRTALTRAQQGLRVLPGSAELLEGRAKAEAALGDPGAAVADYTRAVALVPQPGYVLELGELLQSLGRQEEAQQQYQVFRAEEKLLADNGVAMDSDATLFEADHGDPRQALATAEQGLRTRPFLDMHDARAWALHVNGRDDEALAESVRANALGMRNALFAYHQGVIEKSLGRTAAARADLARALEINPAFSVRHAPDARAALRELGAGT, encoded by the coding sequence GTGACCCGTCAGCACCCCAGGTCCGCCCGCCGCCGTGCGGTGCTGGCGGCTTCGGCCGCCGCCCTCGGCGCCGTCCTGTTCGCGGCGGGCGCGGTGGGCCTGGCCCCGGCCCGCGGTGGCGCGCCGGGCGGGGCCGGAGCGGCCGTACCCGGCGCGCCTGCCGCCCCGGCCGCCGGGGCCGATCCGGTGGCCGTGGAGACCGGTGTGCTGCAGGCGCGCCTGCGGCAGAGCCCGGACGACGCCTCGGCGCTGGGCCGCTTGGGCCTGGACTACGTGCAGCTGGCCAAGAGCACCGCCGATCCGTCCTACTACCCGCGCGCGGAAGGCGTGCTGACCCGCTCGCTGGCCCTGGACGGCGCGGAGAACTTCACCGCGATGGCCGGGATGGCCGCGCTGGCGGCCGGGCGCCACGAGTTCGCCGGCGCGCTCGACTGGTCGCGGCGCGCGATCGCGGTCAACCCGGACAACGCCACCCTGTACGGCATCCAGGCCGACGCGCTGACCCAGCTCGGCCGCTACCCGGAGGCCTTCGACACCATCCAGCGGATGGTCGACCTGCGCCCCGGCACACCCTCGCTGACCCGCGCCTCCTACAGCTGGGAGCTGCGCGGCGAGGTCGAGACCGCGCGGCAGCAGATGGCCCGCTCACTGGACGACGCGAGCACCCCGGCGGACCGCGCCTTCGCCCTCTACCACCTGAGCCAGCTGGCCTTCGACAACGGTGATCCGCGCACCGCGCTCACCCGGGCCCAGCAGGGCCTGCGCGTGCTGCCGGGTTCGGCCGAGCTGCTGGAGGGCCGGGCGAAGGCCGAAGCGGCGCTGGGCGATCCGGGTGCGGCGGTGGCCGACTACACCCGCGCGGTCGCGCTGGTCCCGCAGCCGGGCTACGTGCTCGAACTGGGCGAGCTGCTGCAGTCGCTGGGCCGCCAGGAGGAGGCGCAGCAGCAGTACCAGGTGTTTCGCGCCGAGGAGAAGCTGCTGGCCGACAACGGGGTGGCGATGGACAGCGACGCGACCCTCTTCGAGGCCGACCACGGCGACCCGCGGCAGGCGCTGGCCACCGCCGAACAGGGCCTGCGCACCCGCCCGTTCCTGGACATGCACGACGCCCGCGCCTGGGCGCTGCACGTCAACGGCCGCGATGACGAGGCGCTGGCGGAGTCGGTGCGCGCGAACGCGCTCGGCATGCGCAACGCGCTCTTCGCCTACCACCAGGGCGTGATCGAGAAGTCCCTGGGCCGCACCGCCGCCGCCCGCGCGGACCTGGCGCGGGCGCTGGAGATCAATCCCGCCTTCAGCGTCCGGCACGCGCCGGACGCCCGCGCGGCGCTGCGCGAGCTGGGCGCCGGGACCTGA